From the Thermomicrobiales bacterium genome, the window CCGTCGAAATTTCCGATCGTAACGACATGGGGCGCATCTTCAACTACCGCCAGCGTCGCCTTCGCGCGCTCAAATGCCGTCGTCACGTCGTCTCACTCTCCGTCTGCTGCGAAGACGAATGCCGGTCGGATGCATCCGTCATCAACTGGTCGGCCCAGCCCCAGAAATCGACCATCTACACTATAAACGCGCAGCAGAGAATCGCCGGAATATGGATACGTGGCGCGTAGTTCGACCGACCGGCCATGATACCACGAAGCCGTACGTTCGCTGTCCAGGATCGCCGCGTTCAAATGAGTGACGGCTCGGTCGGGGTGCAGCGCAATATCGGTCCAACTGTCCTGAATGTCGCGCTCCGCTAGCTCATCGAGCGTCCATGATTCGTCGATCGAAAACCCACCGCTCGATACACGCCGGAGTCCATGGCAATACGCGTGGCACCCGAGCTGCTTGCCGAGATCGTGGGCGATCGAGCGAATATACGTTCCTTTGCCGCACTCGATATCGAGAAACAGATCGGGCGGATCGTAGGACAGGACAATGATCCCGTCGATGCGGACTCGCCGAGTTGGTGCGACGACATCCTCTCCGGCCCGCGCCCGTGCATAGAGGCGCTTGCCATCAACCTTGATTGCCGAGTACGCCGGTGGAACCTGCTCAACCTCACCGAGGAATTGCGTCAGGGCAGCAACAATGTCCTCGCGACTCGGATACTTGCCATCGCTCCGTGCGGTGACCTCGCCATCGACATCGTAGGTGTCTGTTGCTGCACCAAAGACGACATGCGCAAGATAGCGCTTGTCACTGTCTTGCACGTACTGGAGCAACCTTGTAGCCCGACCGACAGCGACAATGACGACGCCGGTTGCAAACGGGTCGAGCGTGCCGCCGTGCCCGACACGCTTCATGCCTACCAGTCGTCGGACGCGCGCAACCACGTCGTGCGACGTCCAGCCCGGTGCTTTGTCGATGACCAGAAATCCGTGGCGCATCGGCGGCCTAGTCGCGCTGCCCATCGCCATCACCAGAGACTTCGTCGATTGTGAGGGCCTTTGCCACGGACGTCAGGAACGCGTTGCGTGACGCGTCTCCGGGTTCGAGTCGCGCACCGGCAGCGCGCGGATGCCCGCCGCCATTGAACCGGCTGAGAATTCGTGCAACATCAACATCATCAGCCAGCGTTCGCATACTGACTCGCCAGCCCCACGG encodes:
- the truB gene encoding tRNA pseudouridine(55) synthase TruB — protein: MGSATRPPMRHGFLVIDKAPGWTSHDVVARVRRLVGMKRVGHGGTLDPFATGVVIVAVGRATRLLQYVQDSDKRYLAHVVFGAATDTYDVDGEVTARSDGKYPSREDIVAALTQFLGEVEQVPPAYSAIKVDGKRLYARARAGEDVVAPTRRVRIDGIIVLSYDPPDLFLDIECGKGTYIRSIAHDLGKQLGCHAYCHGLRRVSSGGFSIDESWTLDELAERDIQDSWTDIALHPDRAVTHLNAAILDSERTASWYHGRSVELRATYPYSGDSLLRVYSVDGRFLGLGRPVDDGCIRPAFVFAADGE